One genomic region from Curtobacterium sp. 9128 encodes:
- a CDS encoding maltotransferase domain-containing protein: protein MATADRPRRPKIGRIPITDLAPTTPNGFPGKAFDGEVITFGATIFREGHGVIGADLVVERPDGGTRTVPLTLVAPGTDRYEATVQVNHTGVWAWHVEAYSDDWETWLHGARLKIAAGVDTEATLLDGAALLDRLAAETDSPAAARAAERVRDEDLDPAERLAAVDDPRITGEVAEAPLTSLRTHSPVQLLDVERTRAGVGAWYEFFPRSEGAKRNPDGSWKSGDFRTAARRLPGVARMGFDVVYLPPIHPIGHTARKGPNNTLDAGPNDPGSPWAIGSEDGGHDAIHPDLGTEDDFRDFVETAKNTGMEVALDFALQCSPDHPWVTEHPEWFTVRADGSIATAENPPKRYQDIYPIQFDTDPEGLVAEVERVLRHWIAFGIRIFRVDNPHTKPLWFWERVIREIRDEHPETVFLAEAFTRPAMMRALAEAGFQQSYTYFTWRNTKDEIADYFDELAHETSTYLRPNLFVNTPDILTEYLQFGGRAGYKVRAALAATGAPTWGMYSGYELFEDVARPGSEENIDNEKYEYKPRDFALAEAEGASLAPYVTMLNRFRSAHPALRQLRNLHVHDAEDDAIVVYSKHLPGRFIRSGRDDTVIVVANVDPHSARETTVHLDLAALGLDPEQSFDVRDVVTGQRWVWGSSNYVRLDAFQEPVHLLVVEGPHR, encoded by the coding sequence GTGGCCACCGCAGACCGACCCCGGCGTCCGAAGATCGGGCGCATCCCGATCACCGATCTCGCCCCGACGACGCCGAACGGCTTCCCGGGCAAGGCATTCGACGGCGAGGTGATCACCTTCGGAGCGACAATCTTCCGAGAAGGACACGGCGTCATCGGCGCCGACCTCGTCGTGGAGCGCCCCGACGGGGGGACCAGGACCGTCCCGTTGACCCTCGTCGCACCGGGGACCGACCGGTACGAAGCGACGGTGCAGGTCAACCACACCGGCGTGTGGGCCTGGCACGTCGAGGCCTACTCCGACGACTGGGAGACCTGGCTGCACGGTGCACGGCTGAAGATCGCGGCGGGCGTCGACACCGAAGCGACGCTGCTCGACGGTGCAGCACTGCTCGATCGGCTCGCCGCCGAGACCGACTCCCCCGCCGCTGCTCGCGCCGCTGAACGCGTCCGCGACGAGGACCTCGACCCCGCCGAACGGCTCGCAGCGGTCGACGACCCACGCATCACCGGCGAAGTCGCCGAGGCGCCCCTCACATCGCTCCGGACGCACTCCCCCGTGCAGTTGCTCGACGTCGAGCGGACGCGGGCCGGTGTCGGTGCCTGGTACGAGTTCTTCCCCAGGAGCGAAGGCGCCAAGCGCAACCCGGACGGCTCCTGGAAGAGCGGCGACTTCCGCACAGCGGCCCGTCGGCTCCCCGGCGTCGCTCGGATGGGCTTCGACGTCGTCTACCTCCCGCCGATCCATCCGATCGGGCACACCGCCAGGAAGGGCCCGAACAACACCCTCGACGCCGGCCCGAACGACCCGGGCAGCCCTTGGGCGATCGGCTCCGAAGACGGCGGGCACGACGCGATCCACCCCGACCTCGGGACGGAAGACGACTTCCGCGACTTCGTCGAGACGGCGAAGAACACCGGGATGGAAGTGGCGCTCGACTTCGCACTGCAGTGCTCCCCCGACCACCCGTGGGTGACCGAACACCCGGAGTGGTTCACGGTCCGCGCCGACGGCTCGATCGCCACGGCGGAGAACCCGCCGAAGCGCTACCAGGACATCTACCCGATCCAGTTCGACACCGATCCCGAAGGACTCGTCGCCGAGGTGGAACGGGTGCTCCGACACTGGATCGCGTTCGGGATCCGGATCTTCCGCGTCGACAACCCGCACACCAAGCCGCTGTGGTTCTGGGAGCGCGTCATCAGGGAGATCCGCGACGAGCACCCGGAGACGGTGTTCCTCGCCGAGGCGTTCACGCGTCCGGCGATGATGCGGGCGCTCGCCGAAGCCGGCTTCCAGCAGTCGTACACGTACTTCACGTGGCGGAACACGAAGGACGAGATCGCGGACTACTTCGACGAGCTCGCCCACGAGACGAGCACGTACCTGCGTCCGAACCTGTTCGTGAACACGCCGGACATCCTCACCGAGTACCTGCAGTTCGGCGGCCGCGCCGGCTACAAGGTCCGCGCTGCGCTCGCCGCGACCGGGGCTCCGACGTGGGGCATGTACTCCGGCTACGAGCTCTTCGAGGACGTCGCACGTCCGGGCTCCGAGGAGAACATCGACAACGAGAAGTACGAGTACAAGCCGCGCGACTTCGCCCTGGCCGAGGCAGAGGGCGCGAGCCTGGCGCCGTACGTGACGATGCTCAACCGGTTCCGCTCGGCGCACCCGGCGCTCCGGCAGCTCCGGAACCTGCACGTGCACGATGCCGAGGACGACGCGATCGTCGTCTACTCCAAGCACCTGCCCGGTCGGTTCATCCGGTCCGGCCGCGACGACACCGTGATCGTGGTCGCCAACGTGGACCCGCACTCGGCCCGCGAGACGACCGTGCACCTCGACCTCGCCGCCCTCGGCCTCGACCCCGAGCAGTCCTTCGACGTCCGCGACGTCGTCACCGGCCAGCGCTGGGTCTGGGGCTCGTCCAACTACGTCCGCCTGGACGCGTTCCAGGAACCCGTACACCTGCTCGTCGTGGAAGGACCGCACCGATGA
- a CDS encoding cysteine desulfurase family protein, producing MPVYLDHAATTPILPEALTAFTDALATVGNPSSIHSAGQRAKMLLEDGRARVAASLDAEPVEVVFTSGGTESINLAIKGLYWARQQDRPRPRIVVAAGEHHATVDTVDWLERHDGAVVDVVPLDVDGRLDLAGLEARLASADDVALVTFLWANNEVGTIQPVTSIVALAHAAGVPVHSDAVAAYGQVPVSFRASGVDALSVSAHKIGGPVGIGALVLGRTATVEPLIHGGGQQRQVRSGTQDAPAAIAFGVAASAPHADVRVLRDRLIAGVLEAVPSAVLRGDPVDRLPGNAHFTFPGCEGDSLLFLLDAAGVAVSTGSACQAGVPEASHVLLAMGLSEDEARGALRITLGHTSTDADVDALLAALPDAVARAGAAGMASRTPSMGR from the coding sequence GTGCCGGTCTACCTCGACCACGCTGCGACGACACCGATCCTGCCGGAGGCGCTCACCGCCTTCACGGACGCGCTCGCGACCGTCGGCAACCCGTCGTCGATCCACAGCGCCGGCCAGCGCGCCAAGATGCTGCTCGAGGACGGCCGGGCGCGCGTCGCTGCGTCCCTCGACGCCGAACCGGTGGAGGTCGTCTTCACCTCCGGCGGGACCGAGAGCATCAACCTCGCGATCAAGGGCCTCTACTGGGCCAGGCAGCAGGACCGGCCGCGGCCCCGCATCGTGGTCGCCGCGGGGGAGCACCACGCGACCGTCGACACGGTCGACTGGCTCGAACGCCACGACGGAGCGGTCGTCGACGTGGTCCCGTTGGACGTGGACGGTCGCCTGGACCTCGCCGGACTGGAGGCACGGCTCGCCTCCGCCGACGACGTCGCCCTGGTCACGTTCCTCTGGGCCAACAACGAGGTCGGCACCATCCAGCCGGTCACCTCGATCGTCGCGCTGGCGCACGCCGCCGGCGTCCCCGTGCACTCCGACGCCGTCGCCGCCTACGGGCAGGTCCCCGTCTCCTTCCGAGCGTCCGGGGTGGACGCCCTGAGCGTCTCCGCGCACAAGATCGGCGGGCCCGTCGGCATCGGTGCGCTCGTCCTCGGGCGGACCGCGACCGTCGAGCCGCTCATCCACGGTGGAGGACAGCAGCGGCAGGTCCGCAGCGGGACGCAGGACGCCCCGGCGGCGATCGCGTTCGGTGTCGCCGCGTCCGCACCGCACGCCGACGTCCGGGTGCTCCGTGACCGCCTGATCGCCGGCGTGCTCGAGGCCGTGCCGTCCGCCGTGCTCCGCGGCGACCCCGTCGACCGACTGCCCGGCAACGCGCACTTCACCTTCCCGGGGTGCGAGGGCGACTCGCTGCTCTTCCTGCTCGACGCTGCAGGGGTCGCCGTGTCGACCGGGTCGGCATGCCAAGCGGGCGTCCCCGAGGCGTCGCACGTGCTGCTCGCGATGGGGCTGTCGGAGGACGAGGCCCGCGGTGCGCTCCGCATCACGCTCGGACACACCTCGACCGATGCCGACGTCGACGCGTTACTCGCGGCGCTGCCCGATGCGGTGGCGCGCGCAGGTGCTGCGGGGATGGCCTCTCGGACGCCGTCGATGGGGCGGTGA
- the glgB gene encoding 1,4-alpha-glucan branching protein GlgB, whose protein sequence is MTTDPQQPDRSTGQDRGQGPSVPPVQPPPPPVLPRLMPEDTPRPTHPAKHVDPPTVPEPIPVPTPPSARFESPRYEPRSSAPGEDMPGARLPRREAPDRGVQESSTLSGHAADSAHPRHVTAGAVPDPAASSVAETLPDAVSQAGADGTDAPEPSRASSPVADAAAEPHPAPVEEWLRTAVAEGRWSQPHDVLGPHPVDGGTSVRVVRHLARAVRLVRLEGDDIELTHEGDGLWAGATAEPLGRYRVEADYDYDESTDTDDTTWTTDDAYRFPPTLGELDLHLFGEGRDEQLWQHLGAHVRTMDGVDGVAFSVWAPRATAVRVIGDFEGWEGRTTAMRRLSDLGVWELFWPGAVEGQRYKFQILTDSGWVERADPFARRTEVPPLTASVITTSDYEWSDGDRAWMEHRAKTTTHDRPMSVYEVHLGSWRPGLSYREVADQLIGHVQFLGFTHIEFLPLAEHPFGGSWGYQVTGYYAATSRFGSPDDLRYLIDRLHSAGIGVIMDWVPGHFPKDEWALGKFDGHALFEHPDPRRGEQLDWGTYVFDFGQPQVRNFLVANALYWLEEFHIDGLRVDAVASILYLDYSRTDWLPNIHGGRENLEAISFLQETNATAYKRYPGIVMIAEESTSWPGVTQPTDAGGLGFGQKWNMGWMHDSLEYVQREPVYRSYHHDELTFSFVYAFSEQFTLPISHDEVVHGKGSLYGKMPGDEWQKLANVRAYLAFMWAHPGKQLLFMGQEFAQSSEWSEERGLDWWLLDDPGHRGVQDLVAALNRVYKDTPALWTHDATSEGFEWIEGGDAPHSTIGFLRKTGDERLAVFVNFSGVPVERRFGLPAAGQWQEVLNTDAAEYGGSGVGNLGVVTAEDTPWAGRPASAHLVVPPLGAVWLKLTR, encoded by the coding sequence ATGACCACCGACCCCCAACAGCCAGACCGCAGCACCGGTCAGGACCGTGGGCAGGGGCCGAGCGTGCCGCCGGTCCAGCCGCCGCCCCCGCCCGTGCTCCCCCGTCTGATGCCCGAGGACACCCCGCGGCCGACGCATCCGGCGAAGCACGTCGATCCCCCGACGGTGCCGGAGCCGATCCCTGTTCCGACGCCGCCCTCCGCTCGCTTCGAGTCGCCGCGATACGAGCCGCGGAGCTCCGCACCCGGCGAGGACATGCCGGGTGCCCGACTCCCGCGACGCGAGGCACCCGACCGCGGTGTGCAGGAATCGTCGACGCTGTCCGGGCACGCGGCCGACTCCGCGCACCCGCGCCACGTCACCGCGGGAGCGGTCCCGGATCCGGCTGCCTCGAGCGTGGCAGAGACCCTGCCCGATGCGGTGTCGCAAGCCGGAGCGGACGGGACGGACGCGCCCGAGCCGAGCCGAGCCTCCAGCCCGGTGGCCGACGCCGCGGCCGAGCCGCACCCCGCCCCCGTCGAGGAGTGGCTGCGAACCGCCGTCGCCGAGGGCCGCTGGTCCCAGCCGCACGACGTCCTCGGCCCGCACCCCGTCGACGGCGGGACGAGCGTCCGTGTCGTCCGACACCTCGCCCGCGCGGTCCGGCTCGTGCGACTCGAGGGCGACGACATCGAGCTGACGCACGAGGGCGACGGACTCTGGGCCGGCGCCACCGCCGAACCGCTCGGGCGCTACCGGGTCGAGGCCGACTACGACTACGACGAGAGCACCGACACCGACGACACCACCTGGACGACCGACGACGCGTACCGGTTCCCGCCGACGCTCGGCGAGCTCGACCTGCACCTGTTCGGTGAGGGCCGCGACGAGCAGCTCTGGCAGCACCTCGGCGCACACGTCCGCACGATGGACGGGGTCGATGGCGTCGCGTTCTCGGTCTGGGCACCGCGGGCCACCGCCGTGCGGGTGATCGGCGACTTCGAGGGCTGGGAAGGGCGCACGACCGCGATGCGGCGCCTGAGCGACCTCGGCGTCTGGGAACTGTTCTGGCCGGGCGCCGTCGAGGGACAGCGGTACAAGTTCCAGATCCTCACCGACAGCGGGTGGGTGGAGCGTGCCGACCCGTTCGCGCGGCGCACCGAGGTCCCACCGCTGACCGCGTCCGTCATCACGACCTCCGACTACGAGTGGTCCGACGGCGACCGGGCATGGATGGAACACCGTGCCAAGACGACCACGCACGACCGTCCGATGAGCGTCTACGAGGTGCACCTCGGCTCGTGGCGCCCCGGGCTGAGCTACCGCGAAGTTGCCGACCAGCTCATCGGCCACGTGCAATTCCTCGGGTTCACGCACATCGAGTTCCTGCCGCTCGCGGAACACCCCTTCGGCGGCTCGTGGGGCTACCAGGTCACCGGGTACTACGCGGCGACCTCGCGGTTCGGTTCACCCGACGACCTCCGCTACCTCATCGACCGGCTGCACTCCGCGGGCATCGGCGTGATCATGGACTGGGTCCCAGGGCACTTCCCGAAGGACGAGTGGGCGCTCGGCAAGTTCGACGGCCACGCGCTCTTCGAGCACCCGGACCCCCGCCGCGGCGAACAGCTCGACTGGGGCACCTACGTGTTCGACTTCGGGCAGCCGCAGGTCCGCAACTTCCTCGTCGCGAACGCGCTGTACTGGCTCGAGGAGTTCCACATCGACGGCCTCCGGGTCGACGCCGTCGCATCGATCCTCTACCTCGACTACTCCCGGACGGACTGGCTGCCGAACATCCACGGCGGCCGCGAGAACCTCGAGGCGATCTCGTTCCTGCAGGAGACGAACGCCACCGCGTACAAGCGCTACCCGGGCATCGTGATGATCGCCGAGGAGAGCACCTCGTGGCCCGGCGTGACACAGCCGACGGACGCCGGCGGTCTCGGCTTCGGCCAGAAGTGGAACATGGGATGGATGCACGACTCGCTCGAGTACGTGCAGCGCGAACCGGTGTACCGCAGCTACCACCACGACGAGCTGACGTTCTCGTTCGTGTACGCGTTCAGTGAGCAGTTCACCCTGCCGATCAGCCACGACGAGGTCGTGCACGGCAAGGGATCGCTGTACGGCAAGATGCCTGGGGACGAGTGGCAGAAGCTCGCGAACGTCCGCGCCTACCTGGCGTTCATGTGGGCGCACCCCGGCAAGCAGCTGCTGTTCATGGGCCAGGAGTTCGCGCAGTCGTCCGAGTGGTCCGAGGAACGCGGGCTCGACTGGTGGCTTCTCGACGACCCTGGCCACCGAGGGGTGCAGGACCTCGTCGCGGCGCTCAACCGCGTGTACAAGGACACCCCGGCGCTGTGGACGCACGACGCCACGTCCGAGGGCTTCGAGTGGATCGAGGGCGGCGACGCCCCGCACTCCACGATCGGGTTCCTGCGGAAGACCGGCGACGAGCGGCTGGCGGTGTTCGTGAACTTCTCGGGCGTGCCCGTCGAGCGTCGCTTCGGGCTCCCGGCCGCCGGGCAGTGGCAGGAGGTCCTCAACACCGACGCAGCCGAGTACGGCGGCTCGGGTGTCGGGAACCTCGGCGTCGTCACCGCGGAGGACACCCCGTGGGCAGGGCGCCCGGCGTCGGCGCACCTCGTGGTGCCGCCGCTCGGGGCGGTCTGGCTGAAGCTGACCCGCTGA
- a CDS encoding glycogen debranching enzyme: MHETAIETPQGLLLGPDGTARFCMRSASATSATLVVDGRGSVALERVDGTDLWTGSVDGVQVGDTYHLLVDGPEGPRHEFDGTRALLDPYARGIVRTDGERRWSSVVVDGSFDWGDVGKPEVPLDRVVVYEANVRTLTSENLAVPEHLRGTYAGVAHESTIAHLHRIGVTTLELLPVQAFDTEHWLQEAGRENAWGYNTLGFFAPHAGYASAPAREQGADGVLREFKGMVRLLHEAGIQVVLDVVYNHTAEEGLGGPTSSLRGIDGANRYRWAADDTYYDTTGCGNTLDTSVEATADLVVDSLRYWAREMQVDGFRFDLMAALARDADHVFDPDHPLLERIRHHEDLQDVLVIAEPWDVGPDGWRTGHFGERVSEWNDGFRNTVRQFWLTDVAQERRTGVPGAGIGPLAGALTGSRSLFGVPRGPLAGINFVTAHDGFTLHDLTAHDHKHNAANGEDDRDGTNDNRSFNHGVEGPTEDRGVRAARGRSMRNLLGTLLLSAGVPMLTAGDERSRTQHGNNNAYVVSDDLTPVDWSTDEDAESMTETVAALTALRAAHPALRPSRYGVDGQVTPSASRMTWYGPDGGPMTGEWWDQPIHRALQYFVESTPEHEPYDRVLVVVHGSGRTRDLTLPVRDDVLAYRLAWSSEKHRDHDRHRPAGTVFTAYGPGIHVFEIV; this comes from the coding sequence GTGCACGAGACCGCGATCGAGACACCCCAGGGGCTCCTCCTGGGCCCCGACGGCACCGCGCGCTTCTGCATGCGGTCGGCATCGGCGACCTCGGCGACGCTCGTCGTCGACGGCCGCGGATCGGTCGCCCTGGAGCGGGTCGACGGCACCGACCTGTGGACCGGGAGCGTCGACGGCGTCCAGGTCGGTGACACGTACCACCTGCTCGTCGACGGGCCCGAGGGACCGCGGCACGAGTTCGACGGCACGCGGGCGCTGCTCGACCCGTACGCGCGCGGCATCGTGCGGACCGACGGCGAGCGCCGCTGGTCGAGCGTCGTCGTGGACGGGTCCTTCGACTGGGGCGACGTCGGCAAGCCCGAGGTGCCGCTCGACCGCGTCGTCGTCTACGAGGCGAACGTCAGGACGCTGACGAGCGAGAACCTCGCCGTGCCGGAGCACCTCCGCGGAACGTACGCCGGCGTCGCGCACGAGAGCACCATCGCGCACCTGCACCGCATCGGCGTGACGACGCTGGAGCTCCTCCCGGTGCAGGCGTTCGACACCGAGCACTGGCTGCAGGAGGCCGGCCGCGAGAACGCGTGGGGCTACAACACCCTCGGGTTCTTCGCGCCGCACGCGGGGTACGCCTCGGCCCCTGCGCGCGAGCAGGGCGCTGACGGGGTGCTCCGCGAGTTCAAGGGCATGGTCAGGCTCCTGCACGAGGCCGGCATCCAGGTCGTCCTGGACGTGGTCTACAACCACACCGCCGAAGAGGGCCTCGGCGGCCCGACATCGTCGCTCCGTGGCATCGACGGCGCGAACCGGTACCGCTGGGCCGCCGACGACACGTACTACGACACCACCGGCTGCGGGAACACGCTCGACACCTCGGTGGAGGCCACCGCCGACCTCGTCGTCGACAGCCTGCGGTACTGGGCGCGCGAGATGCAGGTCGACGGGTTCCGCTTCGACCTGATGGCCGCCCTCGCCCGCGACGCCGACCACGTGTTCGACCCTGACCACCCCCTGCTGGAGCGCATCCGTCACCACGAGGACCTGCAGGACGTGCTCGTCATCGCCGAGCCCTGGGACGTCGGGCCGGACGGCTGGCGGACGGGGCACTTCGGTGAGCGTGTGAGCGAGTGGAACGACGGGTTCCGGAACACCGTCCGGCAGTTCTGGCTGACCGATGTGGCGCAGGAGCGGCGCACGGGGGTGCCCGGTGCCGGGATCGGTCCGCTCGCAGGGGCCCTGACCGGTTCGCGGAGCCTCTTCGGCGTGCCACGGGGGCCACTCGCCGGCATCAACTTCGTCACCGCGCACGACGGCTTCACGCTCCACGACCTGACGGCCCACGACCACAAGCACAACGCAGCGAACGGCGAGGACGACCGCGACGGGACGAACGACAACCGTTCGTTCAACCACGGGGTGGAGGGGCCGACCGAGGACCGCGGCGTCCGGGCAGCCAGGGGTCGTTCGATGCGGAACCTGCTCGGCACGCTCCTGCTCTCCGCCGGCGTGCCCATGCTGACCGCCGGTGACGAGCGGAGCCGGACGCAGCACGGCAACAACAACGCGTACGTGGTGTCCGACGACCTGACACCGGTGGACTGGTCGACGGACGAGGACGCCGAGTCGATGACCGAGACGGTCGCCGCGCTGACGGCGCTCCGGGCCGCCCACCCGGCGCTCCGACCGTCGCGGTACGGCGTCGACGGGCAGGTCACGCCGTCGGCGTCGCGGATGACGTGGTACGGCCCCGACGGCGGACCGATGACCGGCGAGTGGTGGGACCAGCCGATCCACCGTGCGCTGCAGTACTTCGTCGAGTCGACGCCGGAGCACGAGCCCTACGACCGGGTGCTCGTCGTGGTGCACGGCAGCGGGCGGACGCGCGATCTGACGCTGCCGGTGCGGGACGACGTGCTCGCCTACCGCCTGGCGTGGTCGAGCGAGAAGCACCGTGACCACGACCGGCATCGTCCGGCAGGCACGGTCTTCACCGCCTACGGCCCGGGCATCCACGTGTTCGAGATCGTCTGA